One genomic segment of Sminthopsis crassicaudata isolate SCR6 chromosome 4, ASM4859323v1, whole genome shotgun sequence includes these proteins:
- the RTN4RL1 gene encoding reticulon-4 receptor-like 1 — protein MLPKGHYVKLFLVLCGLELQAGVGCPVDCVCYPAPMTVSCQAHNFAAIPEGIPEDSERIFLQNNQIGFLLPGHFSPSMVTLWIYSNNITFIDPDTFRGFVHLEELDLGDNRHLRTLAPETFQGLAKLHALYLYKCGLGSLPAGIFGGLHNLQYLYLQDNHIEFLQDDTFVDLVNLSHLFLHGNKLWKLTHNTFRGLVNLDRLLLHENQLQLVQPRAFHDLQRLTTLFLFNNSLSELQGDCLTYLGALEFLRLNGNPWDCGCRARSLWEWLRRFRGSSSSVLCASPEPMQGRDLKLLQAHDFRNCTGAESLHQLKSHTLSTTDRAARKEHHPAHPKEKGPQPGPHGPPPGARPGPRKPGKNCTSYRNRNQISKAGPGGARKNGHELPDYVPDYHHKFGFDMMPTARPKKKGKCARRTPILSPSGVQQASRGSALRASLLAWILVLAVTLR, from the coding sequence GTCACTATGTGAAGTTGTTCCTGGTCCTTTGCGGTCTGGAGCTCCAGGCGGGCGTGGGCTGCCCGGTGGACTGCGTGTGCTACCCCGCGCCCATGACGGTCAGCTGCCAGGCGCACAATTTCGCCGCCATCCCCGAGGGCATCCCCGAGGACAGCGAGCGCATCTTCCTGCAGAATAACCAGATCGGCTTCCTGCTCCCCGGCCACTTCAGCCCCTCCATGGTCACCCTGTGGATCTACTCCAACAACATCACCTTCATCGACCCCGACACCTTCCGGGGCTTCGTGCACCTGGAGGAGCTGGACCTCGGGGACAACCGGCACCTGCGCACGCTGGCGCCCGAGACCTTCCAGGGCCTGGCCAAGCTGCACGCGCTCTACCTGTACAAGTGCGGCCTGGGCTCCCTGCCTGCCGGCATCTTCGGCGGCCTCCACAACCTCCAGTATCTCTACCTGCAGGACAATCACATCGAGTTCCTCCAGGACGACACCTTCGTGGACCTCGTCAATCTCAGCCACCTGTTCCTCCACGGCAACAAGCTCTGGAAACTCACCCACAACACCTTCCGGGGCCTGGTCAACCTGGACCGGCTGCTCCTGCACGAGAACCAGCTGCAGCTGGTGCAGCCGCGGGCCTTCCACGACCTGCAGAGGCTCACCACCCTGTTCCTCTTCAACAACAGCCTCTCCGAGCTGCAGGGGGACTGCCTCACCTACCTGGGCGCCCTGGAGTTCCTGCGCCTCAACGGCAACCCCTGGGACTGCGGCTGCCGCGCCCGCTCGCTGTGGGAATGGCTGCGGAGGTTCCGGGGCTCCAGCTCCAGCGTGCTCTGCGCGTCCCCCGAGCCCATGCAGGGCCGGGACCTGAAGCTGCTCCAGGCCCACGACTTCAGGAACTGTACGGGGGCTGAGTCCCTGCACCAGCTCAAATCGCACACCCTCAGCACCACGGACCGGGCGGCGCGCAAGGAGCACCACCCCGCCCACCCCAAGGAGAAGGGCCCCCAGCCCGGCCCGCACGGCCCCCCGCCCGGCGCCCGCCCGGGCCCCCGGAAGCCCGGCAAGAACTGCACCAGCTACAGAAACCGCAACCAGATCTCCAAGGCCGGGCCCGGGGGCGCCCGCAAAAATGGCCACGAGCTCCCGGACTACGTGCCCGACTACCACCACAAGTTCGGCTTCGACATGATGCCCACGGCCCGCCCCAAAAAGAAGGGCAAGTGCGCCCGGAGGACCCCCATCCTGTCGCCCAGCGGCGTGCAGCAGGCCTCCCGGGGCAGCGCTCTCCGGGCCTCGCTCCTGGCCTGGATCCTGGTGCTGGCGGTCACCCTGCGCTGA